Genomic window (Vitis riparia cultivar Riparia Gloire de Montpellier isolate 1030 chromosome 4, EGFV_Vit.rip_1.0, whole genome shotgun sequence):
GATCCAAAGAAGCTAAAGGGGAGCAGATAGCATGTTCATTGAAGAGTGCTTTAATACTAACAGAAATATCATCAATGTGAACAGTGGCATTACTGCCGTAAATTTTAGAATAGTAGTACTCTACCAATTTCATCTTGAATCGAGGATCTAAGATGGCTGCAACTGCTAAAGCCAAGCTGCATTGCTTCCAATACTCATCAAACttgtttttcatcttcaaaGCCAAAGTGCTAATAAGAATATCTGAGCTATTGCACAAATCAATCAATTGCAAGTGAATATCACAAATCTCAGGGAAATATATATTTGCAGTTGGGTACTTGCTCCCACTGAAAACATGAGTAACTTCAATGAAGAGCTTCAAGTAGCCAGCTATAGCACCTGCTCTCTCCCATTCCGTATCAGATGGGCACATTGTATAGGCAGAGTCATGTTCTTGCAGAAGAGAGAATGCATCTTTGTACTCCAAGGCAGCTACAAGCATAAAATATGTCAAGTTCCACCGCAATGGATTATCAAGACATAAGAATTTTTGACTCTCAACTCTAGCTTGTTGAGCCATTTCATTGAACTTCTCTTGCACTGCTTGTGAACTTTTAACATACCGTATGCTTTCCCGAATCTTACAGGTTACCTCAGACAATGCTTCCAAGGCATCTTGGACCATCATATTCACAAGATTTGCAGCACAGCGTATATCAAATAATTGACCATCACATCAAAGAAACCTATTTTGTGAGAGTCGATCTCTAATTCTGCACATGATGTTATCATTGGTTGAACAACAATCCAATGACATGGAAAACAACTTACGATCAATATCCCAATCCATTAAACACGTCATGATAACTTCTGAAAGCATATCTTCTGTATGAGAGGGATCCATAATCACAAAATTCAGAATCTTCTTCTGCAATTCCCAAGATTCATCAATATACTGAGACGTCAAACAAAGGTATTGAACATCTCCTGAAGCATTCCACATATCAGCACCGAGGCTGATCTTTCCAGACAATTTATCCAACACTTCAtacatcttttgtttctctttctcaTAAATTTCCATACAGTTAGCCTCAACTCCATTAAGCGACACAAGATCAAACAATGGCTGTAGATtcttaacaaatattttaaaaccaagaTGCTCAACCATGGTCAAAGGATAACCATGTAAAATTATCATTCGAGCAAGATCAAATCGACTCCGCTTTTGATCAATAACATTGTTTCCAATATTAGATATGCCATCTTTCACCTGATCCtgttcaaatttaata
Coding sequences:
- the LOC117912736 gene encoding zinc finger BED domain-containing protein RICESLEEPER 1-like encodes the protein MEISESVIVRSSRLKSVVWNDFDRVKKCDTCVAICRHCKKKLSGSSTSGTSHLRNHLIRCRRRSNHDVAQLFASREKKKEGAVTLSNYAFDEDQKKDEVLNVVNIKFEQDQVKDGISNIGNNVIDQKRSRFDLARMIILHGYPLTMVEHLGFKIFVKNLQPLFDLVSLNGVEANCMEIYEKEKQKMYEVLDKLSGKISLGADMWNASGDVQYLCLTSQYIDESWELQKKILNFVIMDPSHTEDMLSEVIMTCLMDWDIDHALEALSEVTCKIRESIRYVKSSQAVQEKFNEMAQQARVESQKFLCLDNPLRWNLTYFMLVAALEYKDAFSLLQEHDSAYTMCPSDTEWERAGAIAGYLKLFIEVTHVFSGSKYPTANIYFPEICDIHLQLIDLCNSSDILISTLALKMKNKFDEYWKQCSLALAVAAILDPRFKMKLVEYYYSKIYGSNATVHIDDISVSIKALFNEHAICSPLASLDHHEEYSIFTIVYIITNEHCC